Part of the Paenibacillus guangzhouensis genome is shown below.
TCGTGCTCGACCCAAAAGCCAGCAAATTTCCTTTGATCAGGGGTTTGCTGGTTTTTATTTGCGAAAAAATAAATTCGATCAACTTTGTTTATTCGATAGACAAAGTGTTCTGGTGAACGTATAATGGTACCGAAATCATTAAAAGAAAGCGTCAAGCACTCAGAAAGCTAAAAAGGAGATCGCAAATGAGCACAAGAACAGACTTACAACATTACCCTTATATGAATGCAAGCTTGCCGATTGAAGAAAGAGTTGCGGACCTATTATCGAGAATGTCGCTGGAAGAAAAGGTAAGACAGCTTGATATTTATTCGGGCAACGAAATTTCCGATTCCGTCGAAAGCCTTAATGCAGATGCGCTGAACTATGAAAAAATGGAAAAGGTATCTGCCGGCATTGGCATCGGATGCATCCAAAACCGAAACTCCAAAGCAGAGACAGCCAATAAAATTCAGGAATATATCATCCAAAATACAAAATGGGGGATTCCGGTACTCTTCAGCGAAGAGGGACTTCACGGGTTTGGATGGAGAGGCTGTACCGTGCTCCCTCAGCAGGTTGCGCTTGCATCAACATTTGAGCCTGAACTCGGATATAAACAAGCGAGAGTCATCGCTTCGGAGGCGCGCAGCTTTGGTATCCATGAGGTTTGGGCACCTGTTCTCGATCTAGCTAGGGAAATTCGATGGGGACGCGTGGAAGAAGGATACGGAGAAGATCCCTATCTAGGGTCTTTGTTTGCGGAGAGTATGGTAAGAGGGCTTCAGACGGATGATCTCACAAGAGCCGATGCCGTGGTGTCGGAACCCAAACACTTCACAGGATACGGTGCGCCAAGGGGAGGGCACAATTGCGCTCCGGCCATGATGGGGCATCATGACAATGCATCATTCTGTCTGCCTGTATTTGAGGCTGCGTTCCAAGCGGGTGCCATGAATACCATGTGTTCCTATAACTCCATTGACGGCACACCTGTGGCTGCTGACCATTCGCTACTAACTGGTGTACTCCGTGACCAGTGGGGCATGAAGGGCTTCGTCAGAGCGGACATGACGGCAGTCTCCATGCTGCATACCTGTCACTATGTGGCCGAGAGCAAACGGGAAGCGATCAAGATGGGGCTTGAAGCTGGCGTGGATATGCAGCTTTACGACTTTCCGCATGATATCTACCAGGATAACATTATTGACCTTGTCCGATCAGGCGAGGTGGACGAGAAGGTTGTAGACACAGCTGCAGGACGCGTCCTTACCGTTAAATTTGCCGTAGGGCTCTTTGAAAATCCATATACGGATATTGAACTTTCTGAGAAAGTTGTCCACTGTGAAGAGCACGTGCAGACGGCGCTCGAAGTTGCAAGAAAGTCGATCACTCTGTTAAAAAACAGCAAAAATATGCTTCCTCTTAAAAAAGACATCGGTAAGATTGCAGTAATCGGACCAAGCGCCGACGTTCCCCGTTACGGAGATTACAGCAGCCCTGTCGTGCCTGAGCATGCGGTTACGCTTCTGCAAGGTATCAAGAACATCGTTTCGGACAAGACCGAAGTGATCTATGCCAAAGGCTGCGAGATTCTGGAGTCCGACCTTATGCCGATTCCGGACAGATGGCTTAAGGACCATGCCGGAAACGACGGGCTTTTGGGTGAGTACTTTAATTCTCTTTCTTTTGAGGGAGAACCTGCTTGCGTACGAAATGATCGGCAGATCCACTTCAACTGGATTTATACCAAGCCTGCTGACGGCGTTAACGCAGATAACTTTACCGTTCGCTGGACAGGCAAAATAAAACCGGACGCTACCGTGGATGGTTACATTGGACTCAGCAGCATGGACAGCATGCGCCTATGGATAGACGGCAAGATGCTTGTGGACGGTTGGGGAGAGCATGACGCCAATCAGATGGTGGCGTTCCAATTCGTCCAAGGCGAGGAGTACGACGTGAAGGTTGAATATCTCAACGATTCTCGTGGCGTAAGGGTTATCCTCGGTTACAGTCTTGGTAATAACGATATGGATGCAGCAGTGAAGGCGGCACAAGAGGCGGATGTTGCCATCGTTGCGGTGGGTGACAACGAGCAGACCTCTGGAGAGAACCTGGATCGCGCGGACCTGAATCTTCCGGGAAGACAACTAGAACTCGTGAAGAAAATTTATGAGACCGGAACACCTGTTGTTCTTGTGCTCCAAAACGGACGTCCGATGTCGATCACATGGGAGGCAGAGCATCTGCATGCGATTGTAGAGGCATGGTTTGTTGGCGAGCAGGGCGGTAATGCCATGGCAGAGGTGATTTTCGGAGATGTCAATCCTGCAGGCCGCATTCCGATGTCTTTCCCGAGATCGGTAGGTCAGCTGCCTGTATTCTATAATCGCAGACCGTTCTATGGACATAAATATGTTGAAATGGACTGGCTTCCGTTGTACCCATTCGGATATGGCCTGAGTTACACGACATTTGCTTATTCGGATCTTGATATTTCCGCGCAGGAAATTGCTCCGGATGGAGAAGTGAATGTATCGTTTAACGTAACCAATACGGGAACTGTTGCAGGGGAGGAAGTTGCCCAGCTCTATATCCGAGATGAATTCAGCAGCACGGTCAGACCGTGCAAGGAGCTCGCGGGCTTTAAGCGAATTCGCCTTGAACCAGGCGAAACCAAGCGCATCACGCTGACACTGGGGTATCGACAACTCCGGACACTGACGAGAACCTATGAATGGGTTGTGGAACCGGGTAAATTCGAGGTGATGGTCGGGCCGAACTCGGACGAGGCTCCGTTGACAGGAGCGTTTTACGTTCGGAAATAAATTTGTAAGAGTTAAAAGACGAAGCGATGAATAATAGAAGGTATAATACAGGCGCGCCAGATATTGGACGTCTGTATTTTTATGTTGAAATGTAGGATGTGGAGGATAGGTCATCTCCTGCGTAATTTGCATGAAATATGCTAAAAGGGCCGCCTCTCAGTCATTCGTATGACTGTAGAGGCGGCCCTTGCGATTAAGATTCGAGACTGACCGATGCTCCAGGGTATAACGTCGTTCCCCAGATTGATACTTTGATATTGCTCGATAATGGCATGTTGATCTCGTTGACTACGGTTCTCCACCAATCCCATGCAAGACCCGTGCATTCTCGCGCTACGATGGTGATGTTTTTGGCGTTAGGCGGAAGTGGAATCTCCGTCGAGTAATGCGCCGTTTTATCGCGACCATTGTCTTTCCACGTTTGATGCGTAATGGTTTCTTGTCCATTCGCATCATATGTGAATTCATCCCAGGATACGTCGAACTGCGCTACGTACGCACCGCTGTGATTCAGCGTAATTTTACCTTTCGAATATTCCGTTGATTTGGTCTCTATATAATCTGTATTGTTGTGAACAGCAGCAATGGCATTGTCTTTCAAGAAGACGCTTGTATATGAAATTGGGTATGCTGGATTTCTACTGCTAAATTGTGCATTATCTTTAATGACACTTAGGATCATATTGAAGTCTTTCGTAACGACTTGATTATGTGTCTGTGCGTCGCCGCCTAACACAACAGCCGTGAATGAACTTTCATCATAAATATCTTTGTACTGCCCGCTGCTGCTCGCTTGAATGTTCGGATTGCTCAGCAATGCTTTGAATGCTGCTTGGACATCACTGCTCTTTGAAGTTGTCTCCAATTTGACGTAAATGGTTCTGCCATAAGCCACATTGGTGACCATTAGCGGCGGAGCCTCGTTGCTTACCCCTTTACGGGCCAATTCTGCAAACGTTACGCTGTCATCAAAGAGATCCGATGGATTGTTTGGAAGCGCCGCACTTACCGTATAGAAAATTTGCTTGTAAGCTGCGACCATCACTTTCTTCTCACCGCTTGCTACCGCGTTAAAGTCGATGCCGAGTGTATTGTTCAGCACTTGTGCGTTCACATTCAATGCGGATGCAATTTGGTTCTTACTATAGACCATCGATTCCGCATACTGCAATCTTGCAGGCAAGGTATGTGTATCCGAATACTTCTCAATCCAGGTCGACACGAGCTGATCAACGGCACCCGATACTTGGCTATAATTCGGATTCTCCACTAGCAGCGTATTCTCATTTTTCAACCCGGGTAGATCAATACTGATATTTAATGGTTTTCTTGCAGCCATAACCAGACTAGGCTGATTATTCGCGAAATCCTCATTGGCAAGCTGTATCGCGCCGGGATACGAACGGTTCATAATTGAATCTACAATGGAAATATCGATCGGAGACGTAGTGAGCGATTTCTTGTCCCGTTCAATAACAATATATTTACCGCTCGACAGGATACCTTCTTTTGGAACAAAACTATTGATTTGATCGCCATTGACAGCTAATACGTCATAACGATTATAATTCAGGCCTGCGATTCCATCATCGATATCATTCGGCATGCCGGCTGCAGCGAATGATATGCCTGAGTTTGAGAAAACGCTTACACTAATGAATAGGCAACCGAGCCATTTCATGAGTTTTCTGTTGTTTAGCGTTGTCATAAAAATTCCCCCTCCTTTTGGTAAAGCAGTAGGATCCTACACTATATATATCGTTCATTTTGTGCCGAATTGTTAGAAAAACGCGATAACGAAAGGGTGGGTAATATTGCCATACAGGCGGACTTAAAAGTCTCTTGTTCATGAATCAACCGTTAGAGCGTGAGGTTAGGTAATTGGAAAAGCTGTCTCCGGTACTTTACTGGTGGCAGCTTCTTTATGTTTCGTTGCGAATACTGAAACAAGCAAATATAACTATTAAGAATAAAATATTTATTCTCTATAAATTTATGAAAAAAATATTCTTGCTAAGCATTTAGGCGGGTGCTATACTGATCTCAACATAAGCCCGAAGGAGGAATAGCAGCAATGAGCGATACATTGCCACCTGTTCAGGATCGAACAGGAGAAGGACTCACATTATTTGCAATGATTCAGAATGCTTATGATAGCTTCAGCGTCACGGAAAAACGGATTGCCGATTTGATTCTCAATTCGCCCGAGACGATTATTTATAACACAGTGACTCAAGTCGCCGAAGGTCTGGAGGTAGCGCAATCTACCGTGACGAGATTCTGCCGGACGATCGATTTGCGCGGCTATCAAGAACTCAAAATCCGCTTGGCTCAAGAGCTGGAGCGCAGACAGCCAGCGATGCCGGAGCAAGAAGCGCAGAGCCTTCCCGGACAACTCGCGAATAATGCGGCGAACAGTATCTTAGATGCAGCCATGCATATCGAGGAGTCCGTGTTCGAATCAGCGGTAGCGGCCATTCTGGGCGCGCGAAAGATACATATTTTCGGTCTTGGGGAATCGGGCCCGATGGCTCAGCTGCTGAAGATCAAATTGCTGGGGCTTGGCCTCATGGTCGATGCGCAAGTCGATGTCCATCTGCAGATGATTGCGGCAGCGCATCTGGATTCGGGCGATGTGGCGATCGGGATCTCGCAGCAGGGCAGCACGAAGGATATCGTTGCCGCCATGCAAGCGGCACGCAAGTCTGGGGCGAAGACCATTGGCATCACAGGGCATGGGAAAGCGCCGATTACGGAGGTCTCGGATATTAGTCTCGTCTGCATGAATCGCGGGCTGAGCAATATCGTGGAGAGCTTCAAGAGTAAGGCATCGATGCTGTACGTCATTGAGTTGTTAAGCATCAGTTTGACATTGAAAATGACCGATCAGTCGCTGGAGATCAAAAAATTGTGGAAGACGACCGATTCAATTCTCGACAAATTGTATTAAGGAGTGTAGCTGCATGATCGCATCGATAAAAAATAAAATTATCGTATCCTGTCAGGCATGGCCTGGAACACCATTCTATGGTGATCCGAGGCTAATGCGGGCGATGGCTGAAAGCGCTTTACTGGGCGGCGCTGGAGGCATTCGAGCGAATGGCGCCGACGATGTTCGCGAGATTAAGACGACGGTCGATCTGCCGGTGATCGGCATTAATAAACTGCCTGATCGGTACGGCGTCCGCATCATTACGCCGGACTTCGAGAGCGCTCGTGTACTGGCAGAAGCAGGCGCTGATATAGTCGCGCTGGATGCCACCTTTCAGGCGAGAGGAGATGAAGCCGAACTGCAGCAACTGATTCACGAGATTCAATCCCGTTTATCCCTTCCGGTTATGGCGGATATCTCAAATCTAGAAGAAGCCATACGGGCTGAACGACTCGGCGCTGATGTCGTCGCGACGACCATGGCGGGCTATACCTCCTATACGGAGCAAGATAAAACAGAAGGACCTGATTTCGAATTGATTACTCGCATCGCCCGGCAGGTTAAGTTACCTGTCATCGGTGAAGGTCGGTTTGCACTTCCGTCCGATGCTCACGAGGCGATTACGGTTCGCGGTGCTCACAGTGTCGTTGTCGGCACATCGATTACAGCGCCGTGGGAGATAACGGCGAGGTTCGTCAGAGCGATTTAATGGGGATGTAGGGGAGGAAATGATTCATGCTTCTACTTGGAATCGACGGAGGGCAGACGTCTACGAAATCCTGCCTGTATGATCATGAGAACGGCATTTGTCTATTCGCCAGCGGACCGCCGATCGATCATATGCTGACGTTCAATGGGCAGGTCAAAACCAAACAAGCTATCCAGCAGTCGCTACAAGCGCTGCTCGTGCAAGCGAAGCTGATCCGCAAAGTCGATATGGCGTTTGCCAGCATCAGCGGCGTGCATAAAGAGCATGAGGAATTAATCAAAAGTTGGATAGCCGAATGCGTTCAAGTGGATGCCTGCATGATCGAAGGCGATGTCAAAGCCAATCTGTCAGGTGCTTCGAACGGGAAGAACGACGGGGTGTTAATTATTGCGGGAGGTGGTAGCATAGGATATTACTTCGAAGGAAGGCGGGAGTTCGTTGCCGGCGGTTACGGTCATATTTTGGGGGATGAAGGGAGCGCTTATTGGATCGGACTTCAATCGATTAAAGCTGGAATTCGAGACAGTGAATCGCGCGGCCCGAAGACGGTACTCGGCAAGCAAATTCTTGATCATTTCGGCGAAGAATCGTTCTGGGGAATCAAAAAACGAATTCACGCAGACAAAATTCAAAGAAGCCATATGGCGCAGTTGTCGCTGCTCGTGGAGCGGGCAGCGGCCGATGGGGATGAAGTTGCACAGGACATTCTGCAGC
Proteins encoded:
- a CDS encoding glycoside hydrolase family 3 protein, encoding MSTRTDLQHYPYMNASLPIEERVADLLSRMSLEEKVRQLDIYSGNEISDSVESLNADALNYEKMEKVSAGIGIGCIQNRNSKAETANKIQEYIIQNTKWGIPVLFSEEGLHGFGWRGCTVLPQQVALASTFEPELGYKQARVIASEARSFGIHEVWAPVLDLAREIRWGRVEEGYGEDPYLGSLFAESMVRGLQTDDLTRADAVVSEPKHFTGYGAPRGGHNCAPAMMGHHDNASFCLPVFEAAFQAGAMNTMCSYNSIDGTPVAADHSLLTGVLRDQWGMKGFVRADMTAVSMLHTCHYVAESKREAIKMGLEAGVDMQLYDFPHDIYQDNIIDLVRSGEVDEKVVDTAAGRVLTVKFAVGLFENPYTDIELSEKVVHCEEHVQTALEVARKSITLLKNSKNMLPLKKDIGKIAVIGPSADVPRYGDYSSPVVPEHAVTLLQGIKNIVSDKTEVIYAKGCEILESDLMPIPDRWLKDHAGNDGLLGEYFNSLSFEGEPACVRNDRQIHFNWIYTKPADGVNADNFTVRWTGKIKPDATVDGYIGLSSMDSMRLWIDGKMLVDGWGEHDANQMVAFQFVQGEEYDVKVEYLNDSRGVRVILGYSLGNNDMDAAVKAAQEADVAIVAVGDNEQTSGENLDRADLNLPGRQLELVKKIYETGTPVVLVLQNGRPMSITWEAEHLHAIVEAWFVGEQGGNAMAEVIFGDVNPAGRIPMSFPRSVGQLPVFYNRRPFYGHKYVEMDWLPLYPFGYGLSYTTFAYSDLDISAQEIAPDGEVNVSFNVTNTGTVAGEEVAQLYIRDEFSSTVRPCKELAGFKRIRLEPGETKRITLTLGYRQLRTLTRTYEWVVEPGKFEVMVGPNSDEAPLTGAFYVRK
- a CDS encoding thiol-activated cytolysin family protein, whose translation is MTTLNNRKLMKWLGCLFISVSVFSNSGISFAAAGMPNDIDDGIAGLNYNRYDVLAVNGDQINSFVPKEGILSSGKYIVIERDKKSLTTSPIDISIVDSIMNRSYPGAIQLANEDFANNQPSLVMAARKPLNISIDLPGLKNENTLLVENPNYSQVSGAVDQLVSTWIEKYSDTHTLPARLQYAESMVYSKNQIASALNVNAQVLNNTLGIDFNAVASGEKKVMVAAYKQIFYTVSAALPNNPSDLFDDSVTFAELARKGVSNEAPPLMVTNVAYGRTIYVKLETTSKSSDVQAAFKALLSNPNIQASSSGQYKDIYDESSFTAVVLGGDAQTHNQVVTKDFNMILSVIKDNAQFSSRNPAYPISYTSVFLKDNAIAAVHNNTDYIETKSTEYSKGKITLNHSGAYVAQFDVSWDEFTYDANGQETITHQTWKDNGRDKTAHYSTEIPLPPNAKNITIVARECTGLAWDWWRTVVNEINMPLSSNIKVSIWGTTLYPGASVSLES
- a CDS encoding MurR/RpiR family transcriptional regulator, which gives rise to MSDTLPPVQDRTGEGLTLFAMIQNAYDSFSVTEKRIADLILNSPETIIYNTVTQVAEGLEVAQSTVTRFCRTIDLRGYQELKIRLAQELERRQPAMPEQEAQSLPGQLANNAANSILDAAMHIEESVFESAVAAILGARKIHIFGLGESGPMAQLLKIKLLGLGLMVDAQVDVHLQMIAAAHLDSGDVAIGISQQGSTKDIVAAMQAARKSGAKTIGITGHGKAPITEVSDISLVCMNRGLSNIVESFKSKASMLYVIELLSISLTLKMTDQSLEIKKLWKTTDSILDKLY
- a CDS encoding N-acetylmannosamine-6-phosphate 2-epimerase, encoding MIASIKNKIIVSCQAWPGTPFYGDPRLMRAMAESALLGGAGGIRANGADDVREIKTTVDLPVIGINKLPDRYGVRIITPDFESARVLAEAGADIVALDATFQARGDEAELQQLIHEIQSRLSLPVMADISNLEEAIRAERLGADVVATTMAGYTSYTEQDKTEGPDFELITRIARQVKLPVIGEGRFALPSDAHEAITVRGAHSVVVGTSITAPWEITARFVRAI
- a CDS encoding N-acetylglucosamine kinase, giving the protein MLLLGIDGGQTSTKSCLYDHENGICLFASGPPIDHMLTFNGQVKTKQAIQQSLQALLVQAKLIRKVDMAFASISGVHKEHEELIKSWIAECVQVDACMIEGDVKANLSGASNGKNDGVLIIAGGGSIGYYFEGRREFVAGGYGHILGDEGSAYWIGLQSIKAGIRDSESRGPKTVLGKQILDHFGEESFWGIKKRIHADKIQRSHMAQLSLLVERAAADGDEVAQDILQRAGEELGGLAVSVLQQAKAYDSTLRLDHVYMTGGVVHSERVVASLKDTVHRYNAAVRISKPQYPPVVGALILSAQALQVRMDMSIVNLALQGDEI